Below is a genomic region from Mycolicibacter hiberniae.
TTTCGGCACTGTCATGACAGCACCGGCATTCGCGGACGAGCACCGCCGACTGGTCGCCGAGCTCAACGCCAAACTGGCGACGGCCGCCCTGGGCGGCAACGAGCGGTCCCGGCAGCGCCACGTGTCCCGCGGCAAGCTGCTGCCCCGCGACCGGGTCGACCGGCTGCTGGACCCCGGCAGCCCGTTTCTGGAGCTGGCGCCACTGGCCGCCGACGGGATGTACGACGACGAGTGCCCCGGAGCCGGGATCATCACCGGCATCGGGCGGGTCGCGGGGCGCGAGTGCGTGATCGTCGCCAACGACGCCACCGTCAAGGGCGGCACCTACTACCCGGTGACGGTAAAAAAGCACCTGCGTGCCCAAGAGGTGGCGCTGGCCAACCGGCTGCCGTGCCTGTACCTGGTGGACTCCGGGGGAGCGTTCCTGCCCCGCCAGGACGAAGTCTTCCCCGACCGCGAGCACTTCGGCCGAATCTTCTACAACCAGGCCACCATGAGCGCCGCGGGCATTCCCCAGATCGCGGCGGTGCTCGGGTCGTGTACCGCCGGCGGCGCCTACGTCCCGGCGATGAGCGACGAGGCCGTCATCGTGCGCGAACAGGGCACCATCTTCCTGGGCGGACCGCCGCTGGTGAAGGCCGCCACCGGCGAAGTGGTGACCGCCGAAGAACTCGGCGGCGGCGACCTGCACTCCAAGGTCTCCGGCGTCACCGATTATCTGGCCGACGACGACGAGCACGCACTGCGCATGGTGCGTCAGATCGCGGCGACCTTCGGTCCCCGCCCGGAAAGCCCCTGGGACGTCAGCGAAACCGTTGAGCCCCGCCATGATCCGGCCGAGCTCTACGACGTGGTACCCCCGGACTCGCGGGTGCCCTACGACGTGCGGCAGGTGATCGTCCGACTGGTCGACGGCAGCGAGTTCAGCGAGTTCAAGGCCGAGTACGGCAAAACCCTGGTGACCGCGTTCGCGCGCATCCACGGCCACCCGGTGGGGATCATCGCCAACAACGGCGTGCTGTTCGGTGAGTCCGCGCTCAAGGGGGCGCACTTCATCGAACTGTGCGACAAGCGCTCGATCCCGCTGGTGTTTCTGCAGAACATCGCCGGATTCATGGTCGGCCGCGACTACGAGGCCGGGGGCATCGCCAAGCACGGCGCCAAGATGGTCACCGCGGTTGCCTGCGCGAGGGTGCCCAAGCTGACGGTCGTGATCGGCGGGTCCTACGGGGCCGGCAACTACTCCATGTGCGGTCGGGCCTACTCGCCGCGGTTCCTGTGGATGTGGCCCAACGCCCGCATCTCGGTGATGGGCGGCGAGCAGGCCGCGTCGGTGCTGGCCACCGTGCGTGGCGATCAACTCGACGCCGCCGGCAAGCCGTGGTCGGCGGCGGATGCGGAGGCCTTCAAGGCCCCGATCCGCGAGCAGTACGAGGTCCAGGGCAACCCGTACTACTCCACCGCCCGATTGTGGGACGACGGGATCATCGATCCCGCTGACACCAGAACAGTGCTGGGCCTTGCGCTTTCGGTCTGCTCGAACGCGCCTCTGGGTCCGGTCTCCTACGGCGTATTCCGGATGTGACAACGATGAGTCCGAGGCCTTTCGACACAGTCCTGGTGGCCAACCGCGGCGAGATCGCGGTGCGGGTGATCCGCACCCTGCGCCGGATGGGCATTCGATCGGTCGCCGTCTACAGCGACGCCGACGCCGCAGCACGCCATGTGCGCGAAGCTGACACCGCAGTGCGCCTCGGACCTGCCCCGGTGCTGCACAGCTACCTGTCGATCCCCAAGGTGCTCGCGGCTGCCGCGGACACCGGCGCCCAGGCCATTCACCCCGGCTACGGATTCCTCTCCGAGAACGCCGGGTTCGCGGCCGCCTGCGAGCAGGCCGGAGTGGTCTTCATCGGGCCGCCCGCCCGGGCCATCGAGGTGATGGGCGACAAGATCTCGGCCAAGAACACCGTCACCGCTTTCGAGGTGCCGGTTGTGCCCGGTCTCGCCAGGCCCGGCCTGACCGATGACGAACTGGTGGCCGCCGCAGACGAGATCGGCTACCCGGTGCTGATCAAGCCATCGGCCGGCGGGGGCGGCAAAGGCATGCACCTGGTCGACGATCCCGCGCAGCTGCGTGCGGCGCTGGTCACCGCGCGCCGCGAGGCGGCGTCGGCGTTCGGCGACGACACCCTGTTCCTGGAGCGATTCGTGCTGCGGCCCCGGCACATCGAGGTGCAGGTGCTCGCCGACACCCAGGGCAACGTGGTGCACCTGGGCGAACGCGAATGCAGCCTGCAACGGCGCCACCAGAAGGTGATCGAAGAGGCGCCGTCGCCGCTCCTGGACGCCGCCACCCGCGACCGGATCGGCGCGGCGGCCTGCAACACCGCCCGCAGCGTGGACTACGTGGGCGCGGGCACCGTGGAGTTCATCGTCTCCGCGGACCGGCCCGACGAGTTCTTCTTCATGGAGATGAACACCCGCCTGCAGGTGGAACATCCGGTGACCGAAGCGATCACCGGCCTGGACCTCGTCGAATGGCAGGTGCGGGTGGCCGCCGGGGAGAAGCTGTCCTTCACCCAGGACGACATCACGCTCACCGGCCATGCCGTGGAAGCCCGGGTGTACGCCGAGGACCCGGCTCGCGGCTTCCTGCCCACCGGCGGACGGGTATTGGCGGTGCACGAACCCACCGGCGGTTCAGCGAGGCTCGACGGAGGAGAGGCGAAGCTGGGACCGCCGCATGGGCCCGGCGGTCCGGGGGTGCGGGTGGATTCGTCGTTGCAGGCCGGCACGGTCGTCGGCAGCGATTACGACCCGATGCTGTCCAAGGTGATCGCGCACGGGTCCGACCGGGCGCAGGCACTGGCGCGTCTGGATGCGGCGCTGGCCGCCACGGCGGTGTTCGGGGTGCAGACCAACGTGGAGTTCCTGCGGTTCCTGCTGGCCGATTCGCGGGTGCTGGCCGGAGACTTGGACACCGAACTGCTGGACACGCGAGCCGGCGATTTCGCCCCGCTGCCCGCCCCCGACGATGTGTTGGCCGCCGGTGGCCTCTACCGCCAGTGGGAGCTCGCCCAGCTCGGCCGCACCGATCTGTGGGCGGCCCCGAGCGGATGGCGAATCGGCGCGGCGGCGCCGGTGCGCACCGAGATGCACACCCCGCTGCGCACCGAGACGGTGTCGGTGTGGGGGCTGCCCGACGCCGCGCAGGTGCAGATCGGTGACGGCGAGATCCAGAGCGCCAGCGCCCATGTCGAAGGCGACCAGCTGACCGCGACCGTGGCCGGACGGCGGCGCCGGTACCTGTTCGCCGAAGACGACGGCCACCTGTGGATCGGGGACGAACGCGGAACCTGGCTGTTGCGGGAGGCCCAGGAAAGCACCGTGGTGCGGTCCGCTGGTGGGCCCCGCAGCGCCGAGATCGTCAGCCCGATGCCGGGCACCGTGATCGCAGTGGGCGTCACTTCGGAATCGGCGGTCGCCGAAGGCGACCCGGTGGTGGTGGTGGAGGCCATGAAGATGGAGCACACTCTGGCCGCCCCGATCTCCGGGCGGGTGCAGGTGCTGGTGTCGGTGGGCGAGCAGGTGAAGGTGGATCAGGTGCTGGCGCGGCTGATCCCAGAGGAACAAATCGAGGAAGCGACATCATGACGACCGAGGCGGGAACACTGCCGAGCCACTATCAGGATCTGCGCGACACCGTCGCGGAGTTCGCCCGCACCGTTGTTGCGCCGGTGGCGGCCAAGCACGACGAAGAGCACAGCTTCCCCTACGAAGTTGTCGCCAAGATGGGGGAGATGGGGCTGTTCGGGCTGCCGTTCCCCGAAGAGTACGGGGGCATGGGCGGCGACTACTTCGCCCTGGCCCTGGCTCTGGAGGAGCTCGGCAAAGTCGACCAGTCGGTGGCGATGACCCTGGAGGCCGGGGTGGGCCTGGGGGCGATGCCGATCTACCGGTTCGGAACCGAGGAGCAGAAGCAGACCTGGTTGCCGGACCTGGTGACCGGTCGCGCCCTGGCTGGGTTCGGCCTCACCGAGCCGGGCGCCGGTTCGGATGCCGGCGGCACCCGCACCACCGCCCGCCGGGACGGCGACGAGTGGGTCATCAACGGCACCAAGCAGTTCATCACCAACTCGGGAACCGACATCACCTCACTGGTGACCGTCACCGCGGTCACCGGAACCCGCCCGGACGGTAAGAAGGAGATCTCCTCGATCATCGTTCCGTCCGGCACGCCGGGATTAACCGTCGAACCGGCCTACAACAAGGTGGGCTGGAACGCCTCGGACACCCACCCGCTCACCTTCGCCGACGCCCGGGTTCCGCAGGGCAATCTGCTCGGTGAGGAGGGCCGGGGTTACGCCAACTTCCTGTCCATCCTCGACGAGGGCCGCATCGCGATCGCGGCTGTGGCGACCGGAGTGGCGCAGGGCTGCGTGGATGAGAGCGTCAAGTACGCCGGCCAGCGCGAGGCGTTCGGTCAGACCATCGGCTCCTATCAGGCGATCAGCTTCAAGATCGCCCGGATGGAGGCCCGCGCCCACGTGGCGCGCACCGCCTACTACGACGCTGCCGC
It encodes:
- a CDS encoding carboxyl transferase domain-containing protein; translated protein: MTAPAFADEHRRLVAELNAKLATAALGGNERSRQRHVSRGKLLPRDRVDRLLDPGSPFLELAPLAADGMYDDECPGAGIITGIGRVAGRECVIVANDATVKGGTYYPVTVKKHLRAQEVALANRLPCLYLVDSGGAFLPRQDEVFPDREHFGRIFYNQATMSAAGIPQIAAVLGSCTAGGAYVPAMSDEAVIVREQGTIFLGGPPLVKAATGEVVTAEELGGGDLHSKVSGVTDYLADDDEHALRMVRQIAATFGPRPESPWDVSETVEPRHDPAELYDVVPPDSRVPYDVRQVIVRLVDGSEFSEFKAEYGKTLVTAFARIHGHPVGIIANNGVLFGESALKGAHFIELCDKRSIPLVFLQNIAGFMVGRDYEAGGIAKHGAKMVTAVACARVPKLTVVIGGSYGAGNYSMCGRAYSPRFLWMWPNARISVMGGEQAASVLATVRGDQLDAAGKPWSAADAEAFKAPIREQYEVQGNPYYSTARLWDDGIIDPADTRTVLGLALSVCSNAPLGPVSYGVFRM
- a CDS encoding acetyl/propionyl/methylcrotonyl-CoA carboxylase subunit alpha: MSPRPFDTVLVANRGEIAVRVIRTLRRMGIRSVAVYSDADAAARHVREADTAVRLGPAPVLHSYLSIPKVLAAAADTGAQAIHPGYGFLSENAGFAAACEQAGVVFIGPPARAIEVMGDKISAKNTVTAFEVPVVPGLARPGLTDDELVAAADEIGYPVLIKPSAGGGGKGMHLVDDPAQLRAALVTARREAASAFGDDTLFLERFVLRPRHIEVQVLADTQGNVVHLGERECSLQRRHQKVIEEAPSPLLDAATRDRIGAAACNTARSVDYVGAGTVEFIVSADRPDEFFFMEMNTRLQVEHPVTEAITGLDLVEWQVRVAAGEKLSFTQDDITLTGHAVEARVYAEDPARGFLPTGGRVLAVHEPTGGSARLDGGEAKLGPPHGPGGPGVRVDSSLQAGTVVGSDYDPMLSKVIAHGSDRAQALARLDAALAATAVFGVQTNVEFLRFLLADSRVLAGDLDTELLDTRAGDFAPLPAPDDVLAAGGLYRQWELAQLGRTDLWAAPSGWRIGAAAPVRTEMHTPLRTETVSVWGLPDAAQVQIGDGEIQSASAHVEGDQLTATVAGRRRRYLFAEDDGHLWIGDERGTWLLREAQESTVVRSAGGPRSAEIVSPMPGTVIAVGVTSESAVAEGDPVVVVEAMKMEHTLAAPISGRVQVLVSVGEQVKVDQVLARLIPEEQIEEATS
- a CDS encoding acyl-CoA dehydrogenase family protein, which codes for MTTEAGTLPSHYQDLRDTVAEFARTVVAPVAAKHDEEHSFPYEVVAKMGEMGLFGLPFPEEYGGMGGDYFALALALEELGKVDQSVAMTLEAGVGLGAMPIYRFGTEEQKQTWLPDLVTGRALAGFGLTEPGAGSDAGGTRTTARRDGDEWVINGTKQFITNSGTDITSLVTVTAVTGTRPDGKKEISSIIVPSGTPGLTVEPAYNKVGWNASDTHPLTFADARVPQGNLLGEEGRGYANFLSILDEGRIAIAAVATGVAQGCVDESVKYAGQREAFGQTIGSYQAISFKIARMEARAHVARTAYYDAAAKMLAGKPFKKEAAIAKMISSEAAMDNARDATQIHGGYGFINEYPVARHYRDSKILEIGEGTTEVQLMLIARSLGL